The following are encoded together in the Desulfococcus multivorans genome:
- a CDS encoding 50S ribosomal protein L11 methyltransferase, with protein sequence MSDVAAPGLGGSPYQDLHIYYVEGRVDVAPGEVGASYIGNWVEDGYSFLFFSQPARESVERILTTQPGRVLVDEYRMRYEDWLGERFKRFSVGKFLIVPPWDPSPDDGGATARIVLDPGVVFGTGTHPTTRDCLELIEQVCKGDTIRTAVDVGTGTGLLALAAARAGCRRVIAFDFNFLAARTAIRNVALNGLSRNVLVFQGKAEEAACIPADLMIANIHFEVMMGMLASDAADGKRWLILSGLLRSQAAEVRRRLLAESVEIAAHRERDGIWHTFLGRVRR encoded by the coding sequence ATGAGTGATGTCGCGGCCCCCGGTTTGGGCGGAAGTCCCTATCAGGATCTCCACATCTACTATGTCGAGGGGCGCGTCGATGTCGCCCCCGGGGAGGTCGGCGCCTCATATATCGGCAATTGGGTGGAGGATGGGTATTCTTTCCTTTTTTTTTCCCAGCCGGCGAGGGAGAGTGTCGAAAGGATTCTGACGACCCAACCCGGCCGGGTCCTCGTGGACGAATACCGGATGCGCTATGAAGACTGGCTCGGTGAACGGTTCAAACGCTTTTCCGTGGGGAAGTTCCTGATCGTCCCGCCGTGGGACCCCTCGCCGGATGACGGGGGGGCGACGGCGCGGATCGTTCTGGATCCCGGGGTCGTTTTCGGCACGGGAACCCATCCCACCACCCGGGATTGCCTCGAACTCATCGAGCAGGTCTGTAAAGGGGATACGATCCGAACCGCCGTCGATGTGGGCACCGGGACCGGACTCCTGGCTCTTGCCGCGGCCAGGGCCGGATGCCGAAGGGTTATCGCCTTCGATTTCAATTTTCTGGCGGCCCGGACCGCGATTCGAAACGTCGCGCTCAACGGCCTCTCACGGAACGTCCTGGTGTTTCAGGGAAAGGCCGAAGAGGCGGCCTGCATTCCGGCGGACCTGATGATCGCCAATATCCACTTCGAGGTGATGATGGGGATGTTGGCATCCGATGCCGCTGATGGGAAGCGATGGCTCATTCTGTCGGGACTTTTGCGGAGCCAGGCCGCCGAGGTCCGGCGACGGCTTCTCGCCGAATCCGTCGAGATTGCGGCCCATCGCGAACGGGACGGAATCTGGCATACGTTTCTGGGAAGGGTCCGCCGTTGA
- a CDS encoding CBS and ACT domain-containing protein, with protein MFVDKSMTKRVITIKPETSLIEARALMDEHSIRHLPVTDDTNTLVGIVTDRDLRSATPSILLDDFDSARERDRLSRISARDIMSKTPAVLKPMHTIQDALLIIQQRKVGALPVVDENNKLKGILSVRDLMRAFTNVLGIGEPGTLLGILVEEKVGQLKRIVDAITEENISFGSVLVARHWDASKRAVFPYLLTNNVARIKKKLIGLGYTLIDPMEWHLDRLPKDE; from the coding sequence ATGTTTGTCGACAAATCGATGACCAAACGTGTGATCACCATCAAGCCGGAAACCAGCCTCATCGAGGCAAGAGCCCTCATGGACGAGCACAGCATCCGCCACCTGCCGGTGACGGACGATACCAACACCCTGGTGGGCATCGTGACGGACAGGGATCTCAGAAGCGCCACCCCTTCCATCCTGCTGGACGATTTCGACAGCGCCAGGGAGCGGGACCGGCTGAGCAGGATCAGCGCCAGAGACATCATGAGCAAGACCCCGGCCGTCCTCAAGCCCATGCACACGATCCAGGACGCCCTTTTGATCATCCAGCAGCGGAAGGTGGGGGCGCTGCCGGTGGTGGACGAAAACAACAAGCTGAAGGGCATCCTCTCCGTTCGGGACCTGATGCGCGCGTTCACCAATGTTCTGGGCATCGGGGAGCCGGGCACCCTTTTGGGGATTCTCGTGGAGGAGAAAGTCGGTCAGCTGAAGCGGATCGTCGACGCCATCACCGAGGAGAACATCTCGTTCGGGAGCGTGTTGGTGGCCCGGCACTGGGACGCCTCAAAACGGGCCGTGTTTCCTTACCTGCTGACCAACAACGTGGCCCGGATCAAGAAAAAACTGATCGGCCTGGGCTACACCCTCATCGATCCGATGGAATGGCACCTCGACCGTCTGCCGAAAGATGAGTGA
- a CDS encoding histone deacetylase — MKRTGFLYDERFLLHDTGRMHPESSDRLRAAYKGLEAAGLLPKLTIIPARRMNQKYIEQVHHVNYIMRFEEACIMGMCELDYPDNQMCRETYEVATLAVGGVIDTVRRVMEGEIDNAFCAVRPPGHHAEISKAMGFCYFNNVAIAARYLQDEWGVSRVGIVDFDVHHGNGTQHIFEYDSTVFYYSIHEHPSFAFPGTGREFEEGVDAGHGYTLNTPILPGQGDQEYMAAIERDLLPAFSRFEPEFILVSTGFDAHKDDDMSGINLSTEGFSWIMETLMGLANRYTGGRIVSILEGGYNLDRLPELIRNHVEILLKG, encoded by the coding sequence ATGAAAAGAACGGGCTTTCTGTACGACGAGAGGTTCCTGCTCCATGACACCGGCCGTATGCATCCCGAGTCGTCCGATCGGCTTCGAGCGGCCTACAAGGGGCTCGAAGCGGCCGGTCTTCTCCCCAAACTGACGATCATACCGGCCAGACGCATGAATCAGAAGTACATCGAGCAGGTGCATCACGTCAACTACATCATGCGGTTCGAGGAGGCCTGCATCATGGGCATGTGCGAGCTCGACTACCCGGACAATCAGATGTGCCGGGAAACTTACGAGGTCGCCACGCTGGCCGTGGGCGGCGTTATCGACACCGTGAGGCGGGTGATGGAAGGGGAGATCGACAATGCCTTCTGCGCCGTCAGGCCGCCCGGACATCACGCGGAGATCAGCAAGGCCATGGGGTTCTGCTATTTCAACAACGTGGCCATTGCCGCGCGATATCTTCAGGACGAATGGGGGGTGAGCCGCGTGGGCATCGTCGACTTTGACGTCCATCACGGCAACGGCACCCAGCACATCTTCGAATACGATTCCACCGTTTTTTACTATTCCATCCACGAACACCCCTCCTTTGCCTTTCCCGGCACCGGCAGGGAGTTCGAAGAGGGGGTCGACGCCGGACACGGCTACACCCTGAACACCCCGATTCTCCCGGGACAGGGAGACCAGGAGTACATGGCCGCCATCGAGCGGGATCTCCTGCCCGCCTTTTCCCGGTTCGAGCCGGAATTCATTCTGGTCTCCACGGGATTCGACGCCCACAAGGACGACGACATGTCGGGCATCAATCTCTCCACGGAAGGTTTTTCATGGATCATGGAGACGCTGATGGGCCTGGCGAACCGTTATACCGGCGGCCGGATCGTCTCCATTCTGGAAGGCGGCTACAATCTCGACCGGCTGCCGGAGCTCATCAGGAATCATGTCGAGATCCTGCTGAAAGGGTAG
- a CDS encoding AAA family ATPase encodes MSYTIALAGKGGTGKTTVAGLLIKYLVQKHKTPVLAVDADANANLNEVLGLEVHDTVGNAREDMKKGKVPDGMTKDVFMSMRLEEAIAEEDGYDLLVMGQPEGSGCYCAANSILVGFLEKLAANYPYVVMDNEAGMEHISRLTTRNVDVLLLVTDASRRGLQAAVRIHQLAGELNIVAGRSCLIMNQAKGAPDAAALEIIRDAGLTLAGVIQEDDTVYEYDLNGRPTVEIPEDNPAVRAAYEIFEKIID; translated from the coding sequence ATGAGTTATACCATCGCACTGGCCGGAAAAGGCGGCACCGGCAAGACCACCGTCGCCGGGCTCCTGATCAAATATCTTGTTCAAAAGCATAAAACGCCCGTTCTCGCCGTGGACGCGGATGCCAACGCCAATCTGAACGAGGTGCTCGGGCTCGAGGTGCACGACACCGTCGGCAACGCCCGGGAGGACATGAAAAAAGGCAAGGTGCCCGACGGCATGACCAAGGACGTGTTCATGTCCATGCGGCTGGAGGAGGCCATCGCCGAGGAGGACGGCTATGACCTCCTCGTTATGGGGCAGCCGGAAGGTTCCGGTTGTTACTGCGCCGCCAACAGCATTCTTGTGGGGTTTCTGGAGAAACTCGCGGCCAACTATCCTTACGTCGTCATGGACAACGAGGCGGGAATGGAGCACATCAGCCGCCTGACCACGCGGAACGTCGACGTCCTCCTCCTGGTGACCGACGCATCCCGCAGGGGCCTTCAGGCCGCCGTCAGGATTCACCAGCTGGCCGGGGAGTTGAATATCGTGGCCGGCAGGAGCTGTCTGATCATGAACCAGGCCAAGGGCGCCCCCGACGCCGCCGCCCTCGAGATCATCCGCGATGCCGGCCTGACGCTTGCGGGCGTCATACAGGAGGACGATACTGTCTATGAATACGATCTGAATGGGCGCCCGACCGTGGAGATTCCCGAGGACAACCCCGCGGTTCGCGCCGCCTACGAGATCTTTGAAAAAATCATCGACTAG
- a CDS encoding acyl-CoA dehydrogenase family protein, whose amino-acid sequence MEFELTKEQTRIQQSVREFVKKEFQKDLIMEMDEKHEYPVDIWKKAAELGFIGIHFPEKYSGMGYGVMENILVAEELCRGDSSVGACLILADFASEIVLHFGSDEQKAKWLPKVAEGEVLSCGAFTEPDHGSDITRMETTAVKEGDEWVVNGTKIFITNGGPLAGFYSVLCQTDPDASPGHRGQSLILVEADRPGVSATSVGTKMGIRPMYTAEVVFKDVRVPAANLIGKENRGFYQVLEFFDESRILIAAQGLGTAQGAFDRALAYVKSREQFGRKIAQFQITQHKIADMATKIEQARLLVYKAAWNFDQGRIDPKLTSMAKMAAGRCAVEVCDEAIQLLGGYGYMLDYEVERFARDAKICELYEGTKEIQKNTIASAIMGKLK is encoded by the coding sequence ATGGAGTTTGAACTGACCAAAGAGCAAACGCGCATCCAGCAGTCTGTCAGGGAGTTCGTCAAGAAAGAGTTTCAGAAGGACCTGATCATGGAGATGGATGAAAAGCACGAGTATCCCGTGGACATCTGGAAAAAAGCCGCCGAACTGGGATTCATCGGCATCCATTTTCCGGAAAAATATTCGGGCATGGGGTACGGCGTCATGGAAAACATTCTCGTGGCCGAGGAACTCTGCCGCGGTGATTCCTCTGTTGGGGCCTGCCTCATTCTTGCGGATTTCGCTTCGGAGATCGTCCTCCATTTCGGCTCGGACGAGCAGAAAGCCAAATGGCTGCCCAAGGTCGCCGAGGGCGAGGTTCTCTCCTGCGGCGCCTTCACGGAGCCGGACCACGGCTCGGATATCACCCGCATGGAGACCACGGCCGTCAAGGAAGGGGATGAATGGGTCGTCAACGGCACCAAGATCTTCATCACCAACGGCGGCCCCCTGGCCGGTTTCTACAGCGTCCTCTGCCAGACCGATCCCGACGCCTCGCCCGGCCACCGGGGCCAGAGCCTCATCCTTGTCGAGGCCGACCGGCCGGGGGTGTCGGCCACCAGCGTCGGCACCAAGATGGGCATCCGCCCCATGTACACGGCGGAGGTCGTTTTCAAGGACGTCCGGGTGCCGGCGGCCAACCTGATCGGCAAGGAGAACAGGGGCTTCTACCAGGTGCTCGAATTCTTCGACGAAAGCCGTATTCTCATCGCCGCCCAGGGGCTCGGAACGGCCCAGGGCGCATTTGACCGGGCCCTTGCCTACGTCAAGTCGCGGGAACAGTTCGGCCGGAAGATCGCCCAGTTCCAGATCACCCAGCACAAGATCGCGGACATGGCCACCAAGATCGAACAGGCCCGTCTCCTCGTCTACAAGGCCGCATGGAACTTCGATCAGGGACGCATCGATCCCAAGCTGACCTCCATGGCCAAGATGGCGGCCGGCCGCTGCGCGGTGGAGGTCTGCGACGAAGCCATTCAGCTCCTGGGCGGTTACGGCTACATGCTCGACTACGAGGTCGAGCGGTTCGCCCGGGACGCCAAGATCTGCGAACTCTACGAAGGCACCAAGGAGATCCAGAAGAACACCATCGCCAGCGCTATCATGGGAAAACTGAAGTAA